The following are encoded in a window of Helicobacter sp. 'house sparrow 1' genomic DNA:
- a CDS encoding glycosyltransferase, giving the protein MIGGIFRFCKKIARRVYKRSYVEGALNPWAFIRVYNEEKTLKQSLDSIIPAISRGIIVYSGCTDRSKSIIEDFCEKNTGFICAFYPHEVASVNCTKEERQSKKSLSDYYNFALSFIPQGDWLIKIDADQIYDAEKLKKSFYLVKDDDEVVFYFRINLHLIDSKVYIDGDSPVFDPKDHWLICNKGLYFKDVIISEKDNKIVYWELLKIPFKYKYYDAKLSTWHFPYLKTRRQRELNNLIPIKDYKKVIPQEFLDRMDQDMFDEERILKLLENEKIEDNKVG; this is encoded by the coding sequence ATGATAGGAGGAATATTTAGATTTTGCAAAAAGATAGCAAGAAGGGTATATAAGCGGTCTTATGTAGAGGGTGCATTAAATCCTTGGGCATTTATTCGTGTATACAATGAAGAAAAAACATTAAAGCAGAGTTTAGATTCTATTATCCCTGCTATTTCTAGAGGTATTATTGTTTATAGTGGATGTACTGATAGGAGTAAAAGCATTATTGAGGATTTTTGTGAAAAAAACACAGGTTTTATTTGTGCTTTTTATCCTCATGAGGTTGCAAGCGTAAATTGCACCAAAGAAGAAAGGCAATCTAAAAAAAGTTTAAGCGATTATTATAATTTTGCATTAAGTTTTATTCCTCAAGGAGATTGGCTGATAAAAATTGATGCAGATCAGATCTATGATGCGGAAAAATTAAAAAAGAGTTTTTATCTAGTAAAAGATGATGATGAAGTGGTGTTTTATTTTAGGATTAATCTTCATCTAATAGATTCTAAGGTTTATATTGATGGAGATTCCCCAGTCTTTGATCCAAAAGATCATTGGCTAATTTGTAATAAGGGGCTATATTTTAAGGATGTTATTATAAGTGAAAAAGATAATAAGATTGTTTATTGGGAGCTTCTAAAAATCCCTTTTAAATATAAGTATTATGATGCGAAATTAAGCACCTGGCATTTTCCTTATTTAAAGACTAGAAGGCAGCGTGAGTTAAATAATTTGATCCCGATAAAAGATTATAAAAAAGTAATTCCTCAAGAATTTTTGGATCGTATGGATCAGGATATGTTTGATGAAGAAAGGATTTTAAAGCTTTTAGAAAATGAGAAAATAGAAGATAATAAAGTAGGATAG
- the sodB gene encoding superoxide dismutase [Fe]: MFELRKLPYEKDSMQDFLSAVTFDYHYGKHHQTYVNNLNNLIKDTEFANSDLFEIITKSSGGLFNNAAQVYNHDFYWDCITPKSSEMSADLSNALKENFGSLEAFKEKFLSSATTLFGSGWCWLVFNLENQKLEIVQTSNAQTPIVDNKVPLLVVDVWEHAYYIDFKNTRPNYLEKFYSHINWDFVSQAYEWAKKEGMDSVKFYINEFVRGSHK, from the coding sequence ATGTTTGAACTAAGAAAATTACCTTATGAAAAAGACTCTATGCAAGATTTTTTAAGCGCGGTTACTTTTGACTATCATTATGGAAAACATCATCAAACTTATGTAAATAATCTCAATAATCTTATTAAAGATACAGAGTTTGCAAATAGTGATCTTTTTGAAATCATTACAAAATCAAGTGGTGGTCTTTTTAATAATGCTGCTCAAGTTTATAATCACGATTTTTACTGGGATTGTATCACTCCAAAATCTAGCGAAATGAGTGCAGATTTATCCAATGCATTAAAAGAAAATTTTGGTTCTTTAGAAGCATTTAAAGAAAAGTTTTTATCAAGTGCAACTACACTATTTGGTTCTGGCTGGTGTTGGCTTGTTTTCAACTTAGAAAATCAAAAGCTTGAAATTGTTCAAACAAGCAATGCGCAAACTCCAATTGTAGATAATAAAGTTCCTTTATTAGTGGTGGATGTTTGGGAGCATGCTTACTATATTGATTTTAAAAATACACGCCCTAATTACCTAGAAAAATTCTACAGTCATATCAACTGGGATTTTGTATCTCAAGCTTATGAGTGGGCAAAAAAAGAGGGAATGGATTCTGTAAAATTTTATATTAATGAATTTGTAAGAGGATCACATAAGTAA
- a CDS encoding MFS transporter has product MQDKSYKISLTKKKSFKTALFLIAGTTVLGSTIIAPSLPELQRHFLYIGSSVELLSRLILTLPALFILLFSPLAGFLYEKFSRLKIIYPALITWSIAGGCGFLLDNIYLLLISRAILGIATAFLMTGVGILLSDYYKGEEREKALAMQFFFMAFSGAVFLILGGYLANLDWRYPFLVYLLGFLIFIFAKVQLFEPDKIQSNPSKDQKNSFNFNKFIFVYALSIISMGCFYIAPTQLSFFMIHHLQIQQSSIGISMAIASIAMAISSFYYQKLHKTFSIYEIFFIALSLLGGGFAVIGLLHNYFSILLGFLLLGLSLGLLNVNNSTWLFSLAEEKERPRAYGFLTSSMFAGQFISPLITQTIVYHIGLVEMIGIVAIFVYFIGFIFLYLSKKRKGNAR; this is encoded by the coding sequence ATGCAAGATAAAAGTTATAAGATATCACTCACAAAGAAAAAAAGTTTTAAGACAGCTTTGTTCCTCATAGCAGGAACCACAGTTTTGGGTAGCACGATTATTGCACCATCTCTCCCAGAACTCCAAAGACATTTTCTCTACATAGGCTCTTCAGTTGAGCTACTCTCAAGATTAATCTTAACATTACCAGCACTTTTTATCTTACTTTTTTCCCCACTAGCTGGATTTTTGTATGAGAAATTTTCAAGACTTAAGATTATATATCCTGCACTCATTACTTGGTCAATAGCTGGGGGTTGTGGTTTTCTCCTTGATAATATTTACTTGCTTTTAATCTCAAGAGCAATTCTTGGCATTGCTACTGCATTTTTAATGACAGGTGTTGGAATCTTGTTATCTGATTATTATAAGGGAGAAGAAAGAGAAAAAGCTTTAGCAATGCAATTCTTTTTTATGGCTTTTAGTGGAGCGGTTTTTTTAATCTTGGGGGGCTATCTTGCAAATCTTGACTGGCGCTATCCTTTTTTAGTCTATCTTCTTGGTTTTTTGATTTTTATTTTTGCAAAGGTACAGCTCTTTGAGCCAGATAAGATTCAAAGCAATCCATCAAAGGATCAAAAAAACAGTTTTAATTTCAATAAATTTATTTTTGTATATGCTTTGAGTATTATTTCTATGGGGTGTTTTTACATTGCTCCAACACAATTGTCATTTTTTATGATACACCACCTGCAAATACAACAATCTAGTATCGGCATTTCAATGGCTATTGCCTCAATTGCTATGGCAATCAGTTCTTTTTATTATCAAAAACTACATAAAACCTTTAGTATCTATGAGATTTTTTTTATTGCTCTCAGTCTTTTGGGAGGAGGATTTGCAGTTATAGGGCTATTACACAATTACTTTAGTATTCTGCTTGGTTTTTTATTACTTGGATTAAGCTTAGGACTACTAAATGTAAATAATAGCACTTGGCTTTTTAGTCTAGCTGAAGAAAAAGAAAGGCCAAGAGCCTATGGTTTTTTAACAAGTTCAATGTTTGCTGGACAATTCATTTCTCCACTCATCACCCAAACAATTGTATATCACATAGGACTTGTTGAGATGATAGGGATTGTTGCTATATTTGTTTATTTTATTGGTTTTATATTTTTATACTTAAGCAAAAAAAGGAAGGGTAATGCAAGATAA
- the cmoA gene encoding carboxy-S-adenosyl-L-methionine synthase CmoA: MQDKLFSKEQSKQFEFDDKVASVFDDMLVRSIPFYNIASDLSIDFILKHIQTIQTPVIYDLGSSTGNFLINLAQKIQRSALLFGIDSSKAMIERSMQKSLAYNLSINFKNADFLEYAFRDADVVVAHYTIQFIRPLQREKLIKKIFDSLKSDGIFIMSEKMTSFDKQLDRQMIERYHQFKYEQGYSKNEITHKREALENVLIPYSLDENLQMLKNAGFKTSEVLFKWVNFGTIIAKKT; encoded by the coding sequence ATGCAAGATAAGCTTTTTTCAAAGGAGCAGAGCAAACAATTTGAGTTTGACGATAAGGTTGCAAGTGTTTTTGATGATATGCTGGTTCGTTCCATACCATTTTATAACATTGCATCAGATTTAAGCATAGATTTTATTTTAAAACATATTCAAACTATCCAAACACCTGTTATATATGACCTAGGTAGCTCTACAGGCAATTTCCTCATTAACTTGGCTCAAAAAATCCAAAGAAGCGCCTTACTTTTTGGAATTGATAGCTCCAAAGCTATGATAGAAAGATCTATGCAAAAATCCTTAGCCTACAATCTCTCAATTAATTTTAAAAATGCGGATTTTTTAGAATATGCTTTTAGAGATGCTGATGTGGTTGTTGCGCATTACACGATTCAATTTATACGCCCTTTGCAAAGAGAGAAACTAATCAAAAAAATTTTTGATTCTCTAAAATCAGATGGAATCTTTATTATGAGTGAAAAGATGACAAGTTTTGACAAGCAGTTAGATAGGCAAATGATTGAGCGTTATCATCAATTTAAATATGAACAAGGTTATAGTAAAAATGAAATTACTCACAAAAGAGAAGCATTAGAAAATGTTCTTATCCCCTATAGCTTGGATGAAAACTTACAAATGCTAAAAAATGCAGGGTTTAAAACCAGCGAAGTTCTTTTTAAATGGGTGAATTTTGGCACAATTATCGCCAAAAAAACTTAG
- a CDS encoding bifunctional 3,4-dihydroxy-2-butanone 4-phosphate synthase/GTP cyclohydrolase II gives MVDIDRVKEAIDAYRNGEIIIVMDDEDRENEGDLVLAGIFSTPEKINFMAQEARGLICVSITQELANRLDLPPMVAKNNSNHETAFTISVDAREAKTGISAFERDMTIQLMCKDNALPNDFVRPGHIFPLVAKEGGVLVRTGHTEASVDLCKIAGLKPVAVICEIMKEDGSMARRGDKFLLDFAKKHQLKILYVSDLVAYRMQNENLLNLVSKEEGKVLDFNVTKYIFSDHLSRNHFVFEFGKKTKNPPLVKFHLIKYDYELLTNQETYNLLLKSIKKLDQDGGYLIFLQDNDSNNELVKKFGVGAQILKRLGVDTFNLISNSNKEYNALGGFGLKIDQTIEV, from the coding sequence ATGGTAGATATTGATAGAGTAAAAGAGGCAATTGATGCTTATAGGAATGGTGAAATCATTATCGTGATGGATGATGAAGATAGGGAAAATGAGGGGGATTTAGTTTTAGCTGGTATTTTTAGCACCCCCGAGAAGATCAATTTTATGGCTCAAGAAGCTAGAGGTTTAATTTGTGTATCAATTACGCAAGAATTAGCCAATAGGCTAGATTTACCTCCTATGGTGGCAAAAAATAATTCTAATCACGAAACAGCTTTTACTATTTCTGTAGATGCCAGAGAAGCAAAAACAGGAATTTCTGCTTTTGAGAGAGATATGACCATTCAATTAATGTGTAAGGATAATGCACTTCCTAATGATTTTGTTAGGCCTGGGCATATTTTCCCCCTTGTTGCAAAAGAAGGGGGTGTCTTAGTAAGAACAGGGCATACCGAAGCTAGTGTGGATTTGTGTAAGATTGCGGGATTAAAGCCTGTAGCTGTAATTTGTGAGATTATGAAAGAAGATGGCTCAATGGCAAGGAGGGGGGATAAATTCTTACTTGATTTTGCTAAAAAGCATCAATTAAAAATTCTGTATGTATCAGATTTGGTTGCTTATCGTATGCAAAATGAGAATTTATTAAATCTTGTTTCTAAGGAGGAGGGGAAAGTATTAGATTTTAATGTTACAAAATACATCTTTAGTGATCATTTAAGTCGCAACCATTTTGTTTTTGAATTTGGTAAAAAAACAAAAAATCCTCCATTGGTAAAATTTCATCTTATAAAGTATGATTATGAACTCCTCACTAATCAAGAAACCTATAATTTATTATTAAAATCTATTAAGAAGCTGGATCAAGATGGTGGGTACTTAATCTTTTTACAAGATAATGATTCTAACAATGAGCTTGTAAAAAAATTTGGTGTAGGTGCTCAGATTCTAAAGCGACTAGGGGTGGATACCTTTAATCTTATCAGTAATTCAAACAAAGAATACAATGCACTGGGTGGATTTGGTCTAAAAATTGATCAAACAATAGAAGTCTAA
- a CDS encoding ABC transporter ATP-binding protein, giving the protein MKKFYTRFWVYIKEYKLFFAIAMIGAILSSSCNAWTAYLVKPALEDIFIKKDSLMLVLIPILIILAFLGKGVGMLLQTYFMNYIGLDIVKRIRNQMLDKMLEMEMNFFNCMRNGELISRITNDIAIIRMSVSNYFAQVIQELLTIISLMTVVVYMSPKLAVIGLVIMPLAVYPLSKIIRKIKQVARKNQEKNSDITSRLAEIFNNIELIKANNAEKIELESFSKQNEHFFKLGLKSAFLGQVNSPVMEFLGAIAIGLIIFLGGSEVIEGKLESGNFFAFMTALFMLYTPIKKLVNIFSVSQEAIVASDRIFEILNRKPLIKDGELDFKEDIQSLEIQNVSLSYGAKVALKNINMELKINDIVAFVGESGGGKSSLVNMILRLYDCTEGRICLNQKDIKDFTQRSIRDKIAIVTQRIFIFNDSVLANVTYGCEVNEERAIEALRQADALDFVEKLKDGIYTILDEFGSNLSGGQRQRIAIARAIYKNSQILILDEATSALDSKTEESIKNTIARIAKNKIVILIAHRPSTIELADKIYHFNKGKIEQMK; this is encoded by the coding sequence ATGAAAAAATTCTATACGCGTTTTTGGGTTTATATCAAGGAATACAAGTTATTTTTTGCGATTGCGATGATAGGCGCAATTCTTAGTAGTTCGTGTAATGCTTGGACAGCATATCTGGTTAAACCTGCACTTGAAGATATTTTCATCAAAAAAGATTCTTTAATGCTTGTTTTAATCCCCATTTTGATTATTCTTGCCTTTCTTGGTAAGGGTGTTGGAATGCTTCTACAGACTTATTTTATGAATTATATTGGGTTAGATATTGTTAAAAGAATCCGCAATCAGATGCTAGATAAAATGCTTGAGATGGAGATGAACTTTTTTAATTGTATGAGAAATGGTGAGCTTATCTCAAGAATTACTAATGATATAGCCATTATTAGAATGAGTGTGTCAAATTATTTTGCACAGGTGATACAAGAATTGCTCACAATTATATCTTTAATGACTGTAGTGGTTTATATGAGTCCAAAGCTTGCAGTAATTGGACTAGTGATTATGCCTCTTGCAGTTTATCCTTTGAGTAAGATTATTAGGAAAATAAAGCAGGTTGCAAGAAAAAATCAAGAAAAAAACTCTGATATTACTTCTAGACTTGCTGAAATTTTTAATAATATTGAATTGATTAAAGCAAATAATGCAGAAAAAATTGAGCTAGAGAGTTTTTCAAAACAAAATGAACATTTTTTTAAATTAGGATTAAAGAGTGCATTTTTAGGTCAAGTCAATAGCCCGGTTATGGAGTTTTTGGGGGCAATTGCTATTGGATTGATTATTTTTTTAGGTGGAAGTGAGGTTATTGAAGGAAAGCTAGAATCGGGAAATTTCTTTGCTTTTATGACAGCACTTTTTATGCTTTATACACCAATTAAAAAATTAGTCAATATTTTCTCTGTGTCTCAAGAAGCTATTGTTGCTAGTGATAGAATTTTTGAAATCTTAAATCGTAAGCCATTAATCAAAGATGGAGAATTAGACTTTAAAGAAGATATTCAAAGCTTAGAGATTCAAAATGTTAGCCTTTCTTATGGCGCTAAAGTTGCTTTGAAAAATATCAATATGGAATTAAAAATAAATGATATTGTAGCCTTTGTGGGAGAGAGCGGAGGAGGAAAAAGCAGTTTAGTCAATATGATTTTAAGACTTTATGATTGTACTGAAGGTAGAATCTGCTTGAATCAAAAAGATATAAAAGACTTTACACAGCGTAGTATCCGTGATAAGATTGCAATTGTAACTCAAAGAATTTTTATTTTTAATGATAGTGTGTTGGCCAATGTTACCTATGGATGTGAAGTCAATGAAGAAAGAGCAATAGAGGCACTAAGACAAGCAGATGCACTTGATTTTGTAGAAAAACTTAAAGATGGAATCTATACAATTTTAGATGAATTTGGATCAAATCTTAGTGGTGGTCAAAGACAGAGAATTGCTATAGCAAGGGCAATTTATAAAAATTCTCAGATTTTGATTTTAGATGAGGCTACTTCTGCTCTTGATAGCAAAACAGAAGAATCAATAAAAAATACGATTGCAAGAATTGCTAAAAATAAAATCGTTATTCTAATAGCACATAGACCAAGCACCATAGAACTTGCAGACAAAATATACCATTTTAATAAGGGAAAGATTGAACAAATGAAGTGA
- a CDS encoding heavy-metal-associated domain-containing protein has product MELEFKVNGMQCESCVDKIEKFIGEIDGVEFIEVKLREGKVKVVGDASLSREQIKEAILDSGFEVVE; this is encoded by the coding sequence ATGGAATTAGAGTTTAAGGTAAATGGTATGCAGTGTGAAAGCTGTGTTGATAAGATTGAAAAGTTTATAGGTGAGATTGATGGAGTGGAGTTTATTGAGGTAAAGCTAAGAGAGGGGAAGGTAAAGGTGGTTGGTGATGCAAGTCTCTCAAGAGAGCAGATTAAAGAAGCAATTTTGGATAGTGGTTTTGAAGTAGTAGAATGA
- a CDS encoding heavy metal translocating P-type ATPase: MIKKTFSIGGMNCSACSSGIERALGRKRGVKKIEVNLVQSLATIEFDEKEIALEEIFAFIDKLGYRVDFDKKIKKESYFDYLENQVLTLNIRVFLAFIFSIFVVYIGMLGMLYPNILPDFLRDLKINSSLQCFFTLIVMHLGRNFYFKGFKALLNKMPNMDTLIAIGSGSSFLYSFVVYLNLFFDYKFLAKQELYFESTCLILTFVLLGKMIEKYSKEKVLKSLDIALDFYKQKALKLQNGEYKEVEIRELVEGDFVRVLPGDFVPVDGVITKGMTSFDESMLSGESLPIVKKVGENIFGGSINLEQMVEMRVEKIYTQSTISQILNLVKEAQSTKAPIARIADKISGFFVPLVIAIALLSSLFWWLNHKDFSFALEIFVSVLVVSCPCALGLATPMAILVGSIRGMQNSILFKNAEILENAHKIDCIIFDKTGTLTEGNFEVIKIQSLSSLSKEYILGLMASIEMGSNHPIAKAILGFAKKEKISLRVASDYQNIVGRGIKATIDSRQYEITQYPLKKQDELSKKIAVCLYEIVQDKKQELGIIYLQDKIKEEAKECIDALKKLKKEIFILSGDDKGAVEDVAQKLGISKFFSNLKPEDKLEFVKNLKNQGYKVMMVGDGLNDAPALSLSDISLSMGGGSDLSKDKSDIVLLNNDILNVVNSIKLSKAVIKNIKENLFFAFFYNIIAIVFACGIGYKFNLTLNPMIAAFAMSCSSICVVLNAQRLYFFRFFKIKGVKNGIRV; this comes from the coding sequence ATGATAAAAAAAACTTTTTCTATTGGGGGTATGAATTGCTCGGCTTGTTCTTCTGGAATTGAGAGGGCATTAGGGAGAAAAAGAGGGGTAAAAAAAATTGAAGTTAATTTAGTGCAATCCCTAGCCACCATAGAATTTGATGAAAAAGAGATTGCCCTAGAAGAGATTTTTGCCTTTATTGATAAGTTGGGTTATAGGGTAGATTTTGATAAAAAAATAAAAAAAGAAAGCTACTTTGACTACCTAGAAAATCAAGTTCTTACCCTAAATATTAGAGTTTTTCTAGCATTTATCTTTAGTATTTTTGTCGTGTATATTGGAATGTTAGGGATGCTTTACCCAAATATTTTGCCAGATTTTTTACGCGATTTGAAGATAAATTCTTCTTTGCAATGTTTTTTTACTTTAATTGTGATGCATCTGGGTCGAAATTTTTATTTCAAAGGTTTTAAAGCCCTTTTAAATAAAATGCCAAATATGGATACTCTTATTGCAATTGGCAGTGGTTCATCATTTCTTTATAGTTTTGTGGTTTATCTTAATCTTTTTTTTGATTATAAGTTTTTGGCAAAACAGGAATTATATTTTGAGAGCACTTGCTTGATTTTAACTTTTGTTTTGTTAGGCAAGATGATTGAGAAGTATTCTAAAGAGAAGGTTTTAAAGTCTTTAGATATTGCATTGGATTTTTATAAACAAAAAGCTTTAAAGTTACAAAATGGTGAATATAAAGAAGTAGAGATAAGAGAGCTAGTAGAGGGGGATTTTGTAAGAGTATTGCCAGGAGATTTTGTGCCCGTTGATGGTGTGATTACAAAGGGGATGACAAGCTTTGATGAGTCGATGTTGAGTGGTGAAAGTTTGCCTATTGTTAAAAAAGTTGGAGAAAATATTTTTGGTGGAAGTATCAATTTAGAGCAAATGGTTGAAATGCGTGTTGAAAAAATCTACACACAAAGTACGATCTCTCAAATTTTAAACCTAGTCAAAGAAGCTCAAAGCACAAAAGCTCCAATTGCAAGAATTGCAGATAAAATTTCTGGGTTTTTTGTACCTCTTGTCATTGCTATTGCTCTTTTATCAAGTTTATTTTGGTGGCTCAATCATAAGGATTTTTCTTTTGCTTTAGAGATTTTTGTTAGTGTTTTGGTGGTATCTTGCCCTTGTGCATTAGGCTTAGCAACACCAATGGCAATTTTAGTAGGAAGTATTAGGGGAATGCAAAATTCTATTTTGTTTAAAAATGCAGAGATACTAGAGAATGCTCACAAGATTGATTGTATTATTTTTGATAAGACAGGAACATTAACAGAAGGAAATTTTGAAGTTATTAAAATACAGAGTCTTTCAAGCCTTTCTAAAGAGTATATATTAGGGTTGATGGCAAGTATTGAGATGGGAAGTAATCATCCAATTGCTAAAGCAATTTTAGGGTTTGCTAAAAAGGAAAAGATATCTCTAAGAGTAGCAAGTGATTATCAAAATATTGTAGGGAGGGGTATTAAGGCAACTATAGATTCTAGGCAATATGAAATTACACAATATCCTTTAAAAAAGCAAGATGAATTGTCTAAAAAGATTGCAGTTTGTCTGTATGAAATAGTGCAGGATAAAAAACAAGAGCTTGGCATAATTTATCTTCAAGATAAGATTAAAGAGGAAGCAAAGGAATGTATAGATGCCCTTAAAAAACTAAAAAAAGAAATTTTTATATTAAGTGGGGATGATAAGGGTGCAGTAGAAGATGTGGCACAAAAACTTGGGATTAGCAAGTTTTTTTCTAATTTAAAGCCAGAAGATAAGCTTGAATTTGTAAAGAATCTAAAAAATCAGGGATATAAAGTAATGATGGTTGGTGATGGTTTAAATGATGCTCCAGCTTTATCTCTTTCAGATATTTCCTTAAGTATGGGTGGGGGGAGTGATTTGAGTAAGGATAAATCAGATATTGTATTGCTTAATAATGACATTTTAAATGTTGTAAATTCTATAAAATTAAGCAAAGCTGTGATAAAAAATATAAAAGAAAATTTATTTTTCGCATTTTTTTATAATATTATTGCAATCGTTTTTGCTTGTGGGATTGGATATAAGTTTAATCTAACACTAAATCCTATGATTGCAGCTTTTGCAATGAGTTGTAGTAGTATTTGTGTGGTTTTAAATGCTCAAAGATTATATTTTTTTAGATTTTTTAAAATTAAAGGAGTAAAAAATGGAATTAGAGTTTAA
- the pssA gene encoding CDP-diacylglycerol--serine O-phosphatidyltransferase has protein sequence MNINPLYLLPNLFTAGSIFLGIVSIVFASKGNFEFACWLILVSMILDGLDGRVARLTNTSSKFGVEFDSLADVVAFGVAPAILLYFYTGCSYGKYGVVVSAMFVIFGAIRLARFNVGVANTEPGSFVGLPIPSAAAMVVLWILIDLKYMILKDLELGYLLLLLAFIVGILMVSHIRYPSFKKMKWNLKTFVLILIVLSGAYLKPQEVIGGLMTAYVLYGLIRGIFVIFGKIYFKKI, from the coding sequence ATGAATATAAACCCTCTTTATTTATTACCCAATCTTTTTACGGCAGGCAGTATTTTTTTAGGTATTGTTAGTATAGTTTTTGCATCAAAAGGGAATTTTGAGTTTGCTTGTTGGCTGATTCTAGTTTCAATGATTTTAGATGGACTAGATGGTCGTGTTGCGCGATTGACGAATACTTCAAGTAAGTTTGGGGTTGAGTTTGATTCTTTGGCTGATGTTGTTGCATTTGGTGTTGCTCCTGCAATACTTTTATATTTTTATACAGGTTGCTCTTACGGAAAATATGGTGTTGTTGTAAGTGCTATGTTTGTAATTTTTGGCGCTATAAGATTGGCAAGATTTAATGTAGGGGTTGCAAATACCGAACCAGGATCTTTTGTTGGATTGCCTATTCCTAGTGCAGCTGCTATGGTGGTGCTTTGGATTTTGATTGATCTGAAGTATATGATTCTTAAGGATTTAGAGTTAGGCTATTTGCTTTTATTGTTGGCTTTTATTGTTGGGATTTTGATGGTAAGTCATATCCGTTATCCTAGTTTTAAAAAAATGAAATGGAATCTTAAAACATTTGTTTTAATTTTGATTGTATTATCTGGAGCCTATCTAAAACCTCAAGAGGTAATTGGTGGTTTAATGACTGCGTATGTTTTATATGGGCTTATTCGTGGAATCTTTGTAATTTTTGGAAAGATTTATTTTAAAAAGATTTAG